A window of the Rhodoferax sp. GW822-FHT02A01 genome harbors these coding sequences:
- the betC gene encoding choline-sulfatase: MAAKRPHILFIMADQMAAPMLPMYNPQSVVKMPHLSRLASEGVVFESAYCPSPLCAPSRFSLVSGQLPSKIGAYDNAADFAADVPTYAHYLRNLGYRTALSGKMHFCGPDQLHGYEERMTSDIYPADYGWAVNWDELEVRPSWYHNMSSVLQAGPSVRTNQLDHDEETIFKARQYLYDHVRNTPDQPFCLTVSMTHPHDPYTIPAEFYDLYRDEEIPMPAHPIAQADQDVHSKRLLKVIDLWDKPLTEESIRRARRAYFGSCSYVDSKIGELLKTLKDCGLEDDTIIVFSGDHGDMLGERGLWYKMHWFEMAARVPMIIHAPQRFQAGRVAGSVSTIDLLPTFVEFAGSQVDARLPLDGRTLMPHLQGQGGHDEVIGEYMAEGSKTPLMMIRRGPWKFIYSQDDLCMLYNLQSDPAERTNLAGDAKYSEILQAFLAETAKRWDLPALHQQVLNSQRRRRLVYSALTKGKLTSWDHQPFVDASQQYMRNHIDLDDLERRARFPRP, from the coding sequence ATGGCCGCCAAACGCCCGCATATCCTGTTCATCATGGCCGACCAGATGGCCGCGCCCATGTTGCCCATGTACAACCCGCAGTCGGTGGTGAAGATGCCGCATCTGAGCCGTCTAGCGTCCGAAGGCGTGGTGTTCGAGTCGGCTTACTGCCCCAGTCCTTTGTGTGCGCCCTCGCGCTTCAGTCTGGTCAGCGGCCAGTTGCCCTCCAAGATTGGCGCGTACGACAATGCTGCGGACTTTGCTGCGGACGTGCCCACCTACGCGCACTACCTGCGCAACCTGGGCTACCGCACGGCGCTGAGCGGCAAGATGCACTTTTGCGGTCCCGACCAGTTGCATGGTTATGAAGAGCGCATGACCAGTGACATCTACCCGGCCGATTACGGCTGGGCGGTGAATTGGGACGAGCTGGAGGTGCGCCCCAGCTGGTACCACAACATGTCTTCCGTGCTGCAGGCCGGCCCCAGCGTGCGCACCAACCAGCTGGACCACGACGAGGAAACCATCTTCAAGGCGCGCCAGTACCTGTACGACCATGTGCGCAACACTCCGGATCAGCCCTTCTGCCTGACCGTGTCCATGACGCACCCGCATGACCCGTACACCATTCCGGCAGAGTTCTACGACCTGTACCGCGATGAAGAAATTCCCATGCCCGCGCACCCGATTGCGCAGGCTGACCAAGACGTGCATTCCAAGCGCCTGCTCAAGGTGATCGACCTGTGGGACAAGCCGCTGACCGAGGAGTCGATTCGCCGTGCGCGGCGCGCCTACTTCGGCTCCTGCAGCTATGTGGACTCCAAGATTGGCGAGCTGCTCAAGACGCTCAAGGACTGTGGTCTGGAAGACGACACCATCATCGTCTTCTCCGGCGACCATGGTGACATGCTGGGCGAGCGCGGCCTTTGGTACAAGATGCACTGGTTCGAGATGGCCGCACGCGTGCCCATGATCATCCACGCGCCCCAGCGCTTCCAGGCGGGCCGCGTGGCGGGCAGTGTTTCCACCATAGACCTGTTGCCTACCTTTGTGGAGTTTGCTGGCAGCCAGGTAGATGCGCGCCTGCCGCTGGATGGGCGCACGCTCATGCCGCATCTGCAGGGCCAGGGCGGGCACGACGAGGTCATTGGCGAATACATGGCCGAGGGCAGCAAGACGCCGCTGATGATGATCCGCCGCGGTCCCTGGAAGTTCATCTACTCGCAAGACGACCTGTGCATGCTCTACAACCTGCAGAGCGACCCAGCCGAGCGCACCAACCTGGCCGGTGACGCCAAATACAGCGAGATCCTGCAGGCCTTTCTGGCAGAGACCGCCAAGCGCTGGGATCTACCCGCGTTGCATCAGCAGGTGCTCAACAGCCAGCGCCGCCGCCGACTGGTGTACAGCGCACTGACCAAGGGCAAGCTTACGTCGTGGGACCACCAGCCCTTTGTGGACGCCAGCCAGCAGTACATGCGCAACCACATTG
- a CDS encoding L-glutamate gamma-semialdehyde dehydrogenase produces the protein MLIHSHLPTPYRPESEVVARLLQVVTTGLDWAAAAKVASPWVQAVRDNPPPFWAMESLLREYPISSAEGLALMRLAEALLRVPDAETAIALTADQLGRADFENSGDKVLARLSSTAIALSKHFLPDPQTGPGAQEEPGIMAKLGAKTVVAATLRAVQLLGRQFVLGQSMDEAMKEANAARKHAQGLTYSYDMLGEGARTDADALRYLKSYIAAIDFIAGHTDTSAAPERNDGISIKLSALHPRYEDAQSQRVLDELVPRVWSLCERAAKANINLTIDAEEVDRLELSLAVFEALLERVAQHCPQWTGFGLALQSYQTRSLELIEHLTALARKHKVRLMCRLVKGAYWDAEIKRAQELGLPCYPVFTHKQHTDVSYLACARTLLDAPDAIYPQFATHNAATIAAILQMAARTGGKFELQRLHGMGEGVYREVLKNPTVSCRVYAPVGAHRDLLAYLVRRLLENGANSSFVHQMADESVNMQELLISPLRLEPVSSLPMPIDLFGAHAGARKNSTGLDLTVPAMRSPLLAALDTTTVPQVAEANVQTIPQAYASSYASYKSWSQTDVSARSAILRRAADAMLAKTPALCVMLVKEAFKTWGDAVSEVREAVDFLRYYADEAERIMQPLPMPQVHGVVAAPFTYGVTGETNTLRLTARGVWVCISPWNFPLAIFAGQVAAALATGNTVLAKPAEQTPGIALAAVRILHEAGVPQDALQLLHGAGETVGAALVAQPGVAGVVFTGSTQVAKIIQRALAAKDGPIVPLIAETGGINAMVVDSSALPEQVVDAVCLSAFRSAGQRCSALRLLCVHESIADGVVEMVQGAARELRAGNPAELSTDVGPVIDQEAFDNIQRQIDRLSREAVVVVKPDASAQDGVKHLIAPHAFEVKRIADVKAEIFGPVLQIVRWTGDPAQVVEEINALGYGLTFGIQTRIDSRANALAHAAHIGNVYVNRNMIGAVVGVQPFGGEGLSGTGPKAGGPHYLYRFCAEQTVTVNTTAAGGNAALLAR, from the coding sequence GTGCTAATCCATTCCCACCTTCCCACTCCCTATCGCCCCGAGAGTGAAGTCGTAGCCAGACTGCTGCAGGTTGTCACCACCGGCCTGGACTGGGCCGCAGCCGCCAAGGTGGCCTCCCCATGGGTGCAGGCAGTGCGCGACAACCCGCCGCCTTTCTGGGCGATGGAAAGCCTGCTGCGCGAGTACCCCATCTCCAGTGCGGAGGGCTTGGCACTCATGCGGCTGGCTGAAGCGCTGTTGCGCGTGCCGGATGCGGAAACCGCCATTGCCCTCACCGCAGACCAGCTGGGGCGCGCAGACTTCGAAAACAGCGGCGACAAGGTTCTGGCGCGGCTTTCCAGCACCGCCATCGCCCTGTCCAAACACTTCTTGCCAGATCCACAAACCGGCCCGGGTGCGCAGGAAGAACCCGGCATCATGGCCAAGCTGGGAGCCAAGACCGTGGTCGCGGCAACCCTGCGGGCTGTGCAACTGCTGGGTCGCCAGTTTGTGCTGGGCCAAAGCATGGACGAGGCGATGAAAGAGGCCAACGCAGCACGCAAACATGCGCAGGGGCTCACCTACTCGTATGACATGCTGGGCGAAGGGGCCCGCACCGATGCGGATGCCCTGCGCTATCTGAAGAGCTACATCGCTGCGATCGACTTCATTGCCGGCCATACCGACACATCGGCAGCGCCCGAGCGCAATGACGGCATTTCCATCAAGCTCAGCGCCTTGCACCCGCGCTATGAAGACGCGCAAAGCCAGCGCGTGCTCGACGAGTTGGTGCCCCGTGTCTGGAGCCTGTGCGAGCGCGCAGCCAAGGCCAACATCAACCTCACCATCGATGCCGAAGAAGTGGACCGGCTGGAGCTCTCACTGGCCGTGTTCGAGGCACTGCTGGAACGGGTGGCACAGCATTGCCCGCAATGGACCGGTTTCGGTCTGGCACTGCAGTCGTACCAGACCCGCTCGCTGGAACTCATAGAGCACCTCACGGCCCTGGCACGCAAGCACAAGGTGCGGCTGATGTGCCGTCTGGTCAAGGGCGCGTACTGGGATGCCGAGATCAAGCGAGCGCAAGAGCTGGGTCTGCCCTGCTACCCGGTGTTCACCCACAAGCAGCATACCGATGTGTCCTACCTGGCCTGCGCACGCACGCTGCTGGATGCGCCGGACGCCATCTATCCCCAGTTCGCCACCCACAATGCGGCCACCATTGCAGCCATCCTGCAAATGGCCGCGCGCACCGGTGGCAAGTTCGAGCTGCAGCGCCTGCATGGCATGGGCGAGGGCGTCTACCGCGAGGTGCTGAAGAATCCCACTGTCTCTTGCCGCGTCTATGCACCGGTGGGCGCGCACCGCGACCTGCTGGCCTACCTGGTGCGCCGCCTGCTGGAGAACGGTGCCAACTCGTCCTTTGTGCACCAGATGGCCGATGAGTCGGTCAACATGCAGGAGCTGCTGATCTCGCCCTTGCGCCTGGAGCCGGTGTCATCGCTGCCCATGCCGATAGACCTGTTTGGCGCCCATGCCGGTGCGCGCAAGAACAGCACCGGTCTGGACCTGACCGTGCCCGCCATGCGCTCGCCCCTGCTGGCTGCGCTGGATACCACCACCGTGCCACAGGTGGCCGAGGCCAATGTGCAAACCATCCCGCAGGCCTATGCATCCAGCTATGCCAGCTACAAGAGCTGGAGCCAGACGGACGTCAGCGCACGCTCGGCCATCCTGCGCCGCGCGGCAGACGCCATGCTGGCCAAGACGCCCGCCCTGTGCGTCATGCTGGTCAAGGAGGCCTTCAAGACTTGGGGCGATGCGGTGTCGGAAGTGCGCGAGGCGGTGGACTTCCTGCGCTACTACGCCGACGAGGCCGAACGCATCATGCAGCCCCTGCCCATGCCGCAGGTGCATGGCGTGGTGGCGGCACCGTTCACCTACGGTGTGACGGGCGAGACCAACACCCTGCGCCTGACGGCGCGCGGCGTGTGGGTGTGCATCAGCCCCTGGAATTTTCCCCTAGCCATCTTCGCCGGCCAGGTGGCTGCGGCACTGGCCACCGGCAATACGGTACTGGCCAAACCGGCGGAGCAAACGCCTGGCATTGCATTGGCCGCCGTGCGCATCCTGCATGAGGCCGGTGTGCCGCAGGACGCGCTGCAGTTGCTGCACGGTGCTGGCGAAACCGTGGGTGCGGCCCTGGTGGCCCAGCCCGGTGTGGCCGGCGTGGTGTTTACCGGCTCCACCCAGGTGGCCAAGATCATCCAGCGCGCGCTGGCCGCCAAGGACGGCCCCATCGTTCCGCTGATTGCGGAAACCGGCGGCATCAACGCCATGGTGGTCGACTCCAGCGCCTTGCCTGAGCAGGTGGTGGATGCGGTCTGCCTGAGCGCCTTCCGCTCCGCCGGCCAGCGCTGCTCTGCGCTGCGCTTGCTCTGCGTGCATGAGTCGATTGCCGACGGCGTCGTCGAGATGGTGCAGGGCGCTGCGCGTGAATTGCGTGCAGGCAACCCGGCCGAGCTGAGCACCGACGTGGGCCCGGTCATCGACCAGGAAGCGTTTGACAACATCCAGCGCCAGATCGACCGCCTGAGCAGAGAAGCGGTGGTGGTGGTCAAGCCGGATGCATCTGCGCAAGACGGGGTGAAGCATCTGATTGCGCCCCACGCCTTTGAGGTCAAGCGCATTGCCGACGTGAAGGCGGAAATCTTCGGACCCGTGTTGCAGATCGTGCGTTGGACAGGTGACCCGGCGCAGGTTGTGGAAGAGATCAACGCCCTGGGCTACGGCCTGACCTTTGGCATCCAGACCCGCATCGACTCACGCGCCAACGCGCTGGCACACGCGGCGCATATCGGCAATGTCTACGTCAACCGCAACATGATCGGCGCGGTGGTGGGCGTGCAGCCGTTTGGCGGTGAAGGCTTGAGCGGCACCGGACCCAAGGCGGGTGGGCCGCACTATCTGTACCGCTTCTGCGCGGAGCAGACGGTGACGGTCAACACCACCGCCGCGGGGGGGAATGCTGCTTTGTTGGCGCGTTGA
- a CDS encoding Lrp/AsnC ligand binding domain-containing protein encodes MTQSTNGRADLDRIDLKILNCLQTDGRMSNLKLAETVALSPTAVLSRVQRLTKDGYILGYEARLNPLKLDAGLTVFVEVLLDRTTPNVFDAFKAAVQVHGEIQECHMVAGGFDYLLKTRIADMGAYRDFAGNVLWQLPGVRETRTYAVMEEVKSTTHLKLS; translated from the coding sequence ATGACCCAATCCACCAACGGCCGCGCTGATCTTGACCGCATAGACCTGAAGATCCTGAATTGTCTGCAAACGGATGGCCGCATGTCCAACCTCAAGTTGGCTGAAACGGTGGCTTTGTCGCCTACGGCGGTGCTGTCGCGGGTGCAACGACTGACCAAGGATGGCTACATCCTGGGCTATGAGGCGCGCCTCAACCCGCTCAAGCTGGACGCAGGCTTGACGGTGTTTGTGGAGGTGCTGCTGGACCGCACCACGCCCAACGTGTTTGATGCGTTCAAGGCGGCCGTGCAGGTGCATGGTGAGATCCAGGAATGCCACATGGTGGCCGGCGGCTTTGACTATCTGCTCAAGACGCGCATCGCCGACATGGGCGCGTACCGCGACTTTGCGGGCAATGTGCTGTGGCAGTTGCCCGGTGTGCGCGAAACCCGCACCTATGCCGTGATGGAAGAAGTGAAGAGCACCACGCACCTCAAGCTCAGCTGA
- a CDS encoding YggS family pyridoxal phosphate-dependent enzyme, producing MTMIADNLQRVRARIAQAATACQRKPDSVTLLAVSKTFPAEAVRQAYAAGQTAFGENYIQEAVDKMAALADLPLVWHCIGPIQSNKTRLVAEHFDWAHSVDRLKIAQRLSDQRPEGMAPLQVCIQVNIDGGPTKAGVAPEAVLELARQIAALPRLHLRGLMTIPEPAADFASACAVHTRARALFDALNAEGLQLDTLSMGMTADLEAAVQSGSTLVRVGTAIFGKRDYATA from the coding sequence ATGACCATGATTGCCGACAATCTCCAGCGCGTAAGGGCCCGAATTGCGCAGGCCGCCACAGCCTGCCAACGCAAACCAGACAGCGTGACCTTGTTGGCTGTATCCAAAACCTTTCCCGCCGAGGCAGTGCGCCAGGCCTATGCGGCCGGGCAGACGGCGTTTGGCGAGAACTACATCCAGGAAGCCGTGGACAAGATGGCCGCATTGGCCGACCTGCCCCTGGTCTGGCACTGCATAGGCCCGATCCAGAGCAACAAGACGCGCCTGGTGGCAGAGCATTTCGATTGGGCGCACTCGGTGGACCGGCTCAAGATCGCCCAGCGTCTGAGCGATCAGCGCCCGGAGGGCATGGCTCCCTTGCAGGTGTGTATCCAGGTGAACATCGACGGCGGGCCGACCAAGGCTGGCGTAGCGCCCGAGGCCGTGCTGGAACTGGCCCGGCAAATCGCTGCGCTGCCACGCCTGCATCTGCGTGGGCTGATGACCATTCCCGAGCCTGCAGCCGATTTCGCGTCAGCCTGTGCCGTGCACACACGGGCGCGCGCCTTGTTCGATGCGCTCAACGCAGAGGGTCTGCAGCTGGATACCTTGTCCATGGGCATGACGGCAGACCTGGAGGCAGCGGTGCAATCCGGCAGCACCTTGGTCCGCGTGGGGACGGCCATCTTCGGCAAGCGGGACTACGCCACCGCCTGA
- a CDS encoding type IV pilus twitching motility protein PilT: protein MDITQLLAFSVKNKASDLHLSAGLPPMIRVHGDVRRINVEPLDHKQVHSMVYDIMNDTQRKHYEEFLEIDYSFEIDGLARFRVNAFNHQRGAGAVFRTIPSKILSLEQLNAPKIFGDLALKPRGMVLVTGPTGSGKSTTLAAMVNYLNETEFGHILTVEDPIEFVHESKKCLINQREVGPHTLSFAAALKSALREDPDAILVGEMRDLETIRLAMTAAETGHLVFGTLHTSSAAKTIDRIIDVFPADEKEMVRAMLSESLQAVISQTLCKTKDGQGRVAAHEIMLGTSAIRNLIREAKVAQMYSSIQTGNSVGMQTLDQNLADLVKRNIISPAEARSKAKIPENFPG, encoded by the coding sequence GTGGACATCACCCAATTGCTGGCGTTCAGCGTCAAGAACAAAGCGTCGGACCTTCACCTCTCAGCTGGCTTGCCACCCATGATCCGTGTGCACGGTGACGTGCGCCGCATCAACGTGGAGCCACTGGACCACAAGCAGGTGCACAGCATGGTGTACGACATCATGAATGACACCCAGCGCAAGCATTACGAAGAGTTTCTGGAGATCGACTATTCGTTCGAGATCGACGGACTGGCACGCTTCCGGGTCAATGCGTTCAACCACCAGCGCGGCGCCGGCGCCGTGTTCCGTACCATTCCCAGCAAGATCCTCTCGCTGGAACAATTGAATGCGCCCAAGATTTTTGGCGACCTGGCGCTCAAACCACGCGGCATGGTGCTGGTGACCGGCCCCACCGGTTCGGGCAAATCCACCACCCTGGCTGCCATGGTCAACTACCTCAACGAAACCGAGTTCGGCCACATTCTGACGGTGGAAGACCCCATCGAATTCGTGCACGAATCCAAGAAGTGCCTGATCAACCAGCGCGAAGTTGGTCCGCACACCCTGTCGTTTGCCGCTGCCCTGAAGTCCGCGCTGCGGGAAGACCCGGACGCCATTCTGGTGGGCGAAATGCGTGATCTGGAAACCATTCGCCTGGCCATGACCGCCGCGGAAACCGGCCACTTGGTGTTTGGCACGCTGCACACCTCCAGTGCCGCCAAGACCATTGACCGGATCATTGACGTGTTCCCGGCCGACGAAAAAGAGATGGTGCGTGCCATGCTGTCCGAGTCACTGCAGGCCGTGATTTCGCAAACGCTGTGCAAGACCAAGGACGGCCAGGGTCGCGTGGCGGCACATGAAATCATGCTGGGCACCAGCGCCATCCGCAATCTGATCCGTGAAGCCAAGGTGGCGCAGATGTACTCCAGCATCCAGACCGGTAACAGCGTCGGCATGCAGACGCTGGACCAGAATCTGGCAGACTTGGTCAAGCGCAACATCATCAGCCCGGCAGAGGCACGCAGCAAGGCCAAGATCCCAGAAAACTTCCCAGGCTAA
- a CDS encoding PilT/PilU family type 4a pilus ATPase gives MERDQATKFINDLLKLMISRNGSDLFITADFPPAIKVDGKVTKVSPQPLNSAHTLALARSIMNDKQVAEFERTKEGNFAISPPGIGRFRVNVFIQQGKVGLVLRVIPANLPTIDGLGVPQVLKEIVQSKRGLCIMVGSTGSGKSTTLAAMVDWRNENSYGHIITIEDPVEFVHAHKNCVVTQREVGLDTDSWEAALKNTLRQAPDVILMGEIRDRETMEHAVAFAETGHLCLATLHANSANQALDRIINFFPEERRQQLLMDLSLNLKALVSQRLIPKQDGKGRMAAVEVMINSPLISDLIFKGEVSEVKEIMKKSRNLGMQTFDQALFDLYENNQITYEDALRNADSLNDLRLQIKLNSVRGKSQDLSAGTENLAIM, from the coding sequence ATGGAACGCGACCAGGCAACCAAGTTCATCAATGACCTGCTCAAGCTGATGATCAGTCGCAATGGCAGCGACCTGTTCATCACCGCGGACTTCCCGCCAGCCATCAAAGTGGATGGCAAGGTCACCAAGGTGTCGCCCCAGCCACTCAATTCCGCACACACGCTGGCGTTGGCACGTTCCATCATGAACGACAAGCAGGTCGCGGAGTTTGAGCGCACCAAGGAAGGCAACTTTGCCATCTCGCCACCCGGCATTGGCCGGTTCCGGGTCAATGTGTTCATCCAGCAAGGCAAAGTCGGCCTGGTGCTGCGGGTCATCCCGGCCAATCTGCCCACCATTGACGGCCTGGGTGTTCCCCAGGTGCTCAAGGAAATCGTACAGTCCAAGCGCGGGCTGTGCATCATGGTGGGCTCCACCGGCTCGGGCAAGTCGACCACCCTGGCGGCCATGGTGGACTGGCGCAATGAAAATTCCTATGGGCACATCATCACCATCGAAGACCCGGTGGAATTTGTGCACGCCCACAAGAATTGCGTAGTCACACAGCGCGAAGTGGGGTTGGATACCGACAGCTGGGAGGCGGCTCTGAAGAACACCTTGCGCCAGGCACCGGACGTGATTCTCATGGGCGAAATCCGCGACCGGGAAACCATGGAGCACGCGGTTGCCTTTGCGGAAACCGGTCACCTGTGCTTGGCCACCTTGCACGCCAACAGCGCCAACCAGGCGCTGGACCGCATCATCAACTTCTTCCCGGAAGAGCGGCGCCAGCAGTTGCTCATGGACCTGTCACTCAACCTCAAGGCGCTGGTATCGCAGCGCCTCATCCCCAAACAGGATGGCAAGGGCCGCATGGCCGCGGTGGAGGTGATGATCAACTCCCCTCTGATATCCGACTTGATCTTCAAGGGCGAAGTCTCGGAGGTGAAGGAGATCATGAAGAAGAGCCGCAACTTGGGTATGCAAACGTTTGACCAGGCGCTGTTCGATCTCTACGAGAACAATCAGATCACCTATGAAGATGCCTTGCGCAATGCCGACTCGCTCAACGACTTGCGCCTGCAGATTAAACTCAACAGCGTGCGCGGCAAGTCGCAAGACCTGAGTGCCGGCACCGAAAACCTCGCCATCATGTAA
- a CDS encoding NAD(P)-dependent oxidoreductase, with amino-acid sequence MSSINAKTYETSSPASVAFLGLGVMGYPMAGHLAKAGHRVTVYNRTATKSEAWVAEFGNRHAFAATPKLAAQGADFVFCCVGNDDDLRSVTLGADGAFAGMKPGAVFVDHTTASASVARELHALAKQARLEFVDAPVSGGQAGAQNGMLTVMCGGDAAAFAKSQPVAMAFSRAYTHLGESGAGQLAKMVNQICIAGLVQGLSEAIAFGQRAGLDMNQVLDVIGKGAAQSWQLDNRGKTMVADKFDFGFAVDWMRKDLGLVLDEAKRNGARLPVTALVDQFYADVQQMGGRRWDTSSLIKRLK; translated from the coding sequence ATGTCCAGCATCAACGCCAAAACCTACGAAACATCCTCTCCTGCTTCTGTTGCTTTTCTGGGTCTTGGTGTCATGGGATACCCCATGGCAGGCCATCTGGCCAAAGCTGGCCACCGTGTCACGGTATACAACCGCACCGCAACCAAGTCTGAAGCCTGGGTAGCCGAATTCGGCAACCGGCATGCATTCGCTGCGACACCCAAGCTGGCGGCTCAGGGCGCTGACTTTGTCTTTTGCTGCGTCGGCAATGACGATGACCTGCGCAGCGTCACCCTCGGTGCCGACGGCGCATTTGCCGGCATGAAGCCCGGCGCTGTCTTTGTGGATCACACCACGGCGTCGGCCAGCGTAGCGCGTGAGCTCCATGCACTGGCCAAACAGGCCAGGCTGGAATTTGTCGATGCGCCGGTATCCGGTGGCCAAGCCGGGGCGCAAAACGGCATGCTGACCGTGATGTGTGGCGGTGATGCGGCGGCCTTTGCCAAGTCCCAACCGGTGGCGATGGCGTTTTCGCGCGCCTACACGCATCTGGGAGAAAGCGGAGCGGGCCAGTTGGCCAAGATGGTGAACCAGATCTGCATTGCCGGTCTGGTGCAGGGTCTGTCCGAAGCCATTGCATTCGGCCAGCGCGCCGGCCTGGACATGAACCAGGTGCTCGACGTCATCGGCAAGGGTGCGGCACAAAGCTGGCAACTCGACAACCGTGGCAAGACCATGGTGGCCGACAAATTCGACTTCGGCTTTGCAGTGGACTGGATGCGCAAGGACCTGGGACTGGTGCTGGACGAGGCCAAGCGCAATGGTGCCCGCCTGCCCGTCACGGCACTGGTCGACCAGTTCTATGCGGACGTGCAGCAGATGGGGGGCCGACGTTGGGACACCAGCAGCCTGATCAAACGACTCAAGTAA
- a CDS encoding BON domain-containing protein produces MKTLIQKSVLGLTLLAAVAGLSGCFPLLVGGAVTTVMVASDRRTPGTVVEDNGIQLKANNRIDDSLGDRGHIDVTAYNRQVLLTGEVPSEQDKQLVEKIVANVENVRSVLNELAVMGNSTLGQRSSDALVTSRVKANLVDAKDLYANAFKVTTERGTVYLMGRVTKREADRATEVVTATSGVQKLVRILEIISEDELVRMMQQPSDAKAQ; encoded by the coding sequence ATGAAAACATTGATTCAAAAATCCGTACTGGGCTTGACCCTGCTTGCTGCCGTGGCTGGGCTCTCCGGCTGCTTTCCGTTGTTGGTGGGTGGTGCGGTCACCACCGTGATGGTGGCATCCGACCGCCGCACCCCAGGAACCGTGGTGGAAGACAACGGCATTCAGCTCAAGGCCAACAACCGTATCGACGATAGTTTGGGTGACCGTGGGCATATCGATGTCACGGCCTACAACCGCCAAGTGCTGCTCACCGGTGAAGTGCCGTCCGAGCAGGATAAGCAGTTGGTCGAAAAAATTGTCGCCAATGTGGAAAACGTGCGTAGTGTGCTCAACGAGCTGGCCGTCATGGGCAACTCCACATTGGGCCAGCGTTCTTCCGACGCGCTGGTCACCAGCCGCGTGAAAGCCAACCTGGTTGACGCGAAAGACCTGTATGCCAATGCCTTCAAGGTCACCACCGAGCGTGGCACGGTGTACCTGATGGGGCGCGTGACAAAACGGGAAGCCGATCGTGCGACAGAAGTGGTGACGGCGACCTCGGGCGTGCAGAAGCTGGTGCGCATACTGGAGATCATCAGCGAAGACGAGTTGGTTCGCATGATGCAGCAACCATCGGACGCCAAGGCGCAGTAA
- a CDS encoding phosphoheptose isomerase has product MLEQRIHQHFIDSADLKYQSAEALSKPIAAAVQAVVASITSGGKVLACGNGGSAADAQHFSAEFVGRFERDRPELAAIALTTDTSIITAIANDYDFNVIFSRQVRALGQPGDVLLAISTSGNSANVLAAIEAAHEREMVVIGLSGRGGGKMNHALRDTDVHICVPHDRTARVQEVHILALHCICDAVDALLLGDQEASA; this is encoded by the coding sequence ATGCTGGAACAACGAATTCACCAACACTTTATCGATAGTGCCGACTTGAAGTACCAGTCGGCAGAGGCGCTGAGCAAACCCATTGCGGCCGCAGTACAAGCCGTGGTGGCAAGCATCACCAGTGGTGGCAAGGTGCTGGCTTGCGGAAACGGCGGCTCGGCAGCCGATGCCCAGCACTTCTCCGCAGAGTTTGTCGGACGGTTCGAGCGTGATCGCCCCGAACTGGCCGCCATAGCGCTGACTACCGATACCTCCATCATCACGGCCATTGCCAACGATTACGACTTCAATGTGATCTTTTCGCGCCAGGTGCGTGCGCTGGGCCAGCCCGGCGACGTGCTGTTGGCCATTTCCACCAGCGGCAACTCCGCCAATGTGTTGGCCGCCATTGAGGCGGCGCACGAGCGCGAAATGGTCGTCATTGGCCTGAGCGGTCGGGGCGGCGGCAAGATGAACCATGCGCTGCGTGACACCGATGTGCATATCTGTGTCCCCCATGATCGCACCGCACGCGTTCAGGAAGTTCATATTCTGGCTTTGCATTGCATTTGCGATGCGGTCGATGCCCTTTTGTTGGGCGATCAGGAAGCGTCTGCATGA
- a CDS encoding YraN family protein has product MEFPSSKSPHKVTTKQTGDAAEGVALRYLQQKGLRLIQRNYRTPGRGGGEIDLIMAAPDGTTVFVEVRSRASGAHGGAAASIGFVKQRRIIFAARHYLARLRQLPPCRFDVVLVEPDGVQWLQAAFDAS; this is encoded by the coding sequence ATGGAATTCCCATCATCAAAATCACCGCACAAGGTCACCACCAAACAAACTGGTGATGCCGCAGAAGGCGTGGCGCTGCGTTACCTGCAGCAAAAGGGCTTGCGCCTCATACAGCGCAATTATCGAACCCCGGGCCGGGGTGGCGGCGAAATCGATCTCATCATGGCCGCGCCTGACGGTACCACGGTGTTTGTGGAGGTACGTAGCCGCGCGTCGGGAGCGCACGGCGGCGCTGCCGCCAGCATCGGGTTTGTCAAGCAAAGGCGCATCATTTTTGCGGCGCGCCACTACCTCGCAAGGCTGCGGCAGTTGCCCCCTTGCCGATTTGACGTGGTACTGGTGGAGCCGGATGGTGTGCAGTGGCTTCAGGCCGCATTTGACGCCAGTTGA